A DNA window from Streptomyces canus contains the following coding sequences:
- a CDS encoding methylmalonyl-CoA mutase family protein, which translates to MTVLPDDGLSLAAEFPDANLEQWHGLVAGVLRKSGKEVSGTAAEDALSTALEDGLRTRPLYTAHDAAPDPGFPGFAPFVRGARAEGNTTGGWDVRQRHAVADNAAVLTDLENGVTSLWLVAGEGGIPVGSLGTVLDGVYLDLAPVALDAGSQVASAAQELLRLYDERGIDRKAARGSLGADPLGLEARTSEASDFAPVVPLARRCAEEYPGLRALTVDALPYHEAGGSAAQELGVSIATGVAYLRELTEAGLSVEQACAQLEFRYAATADQFLTIAKLRAARRLWARVAEVCGAPGAGAQAQHAVVSPVMMTRRDPWVNMLRATIATLAAGVGGADAVTVLPFDHALGLPDAFARRIARNTSTILVEESHLSRVIDPAGGSWYVERLTDELAEAAWRFFRTIERDGGQAAVLRSGRLRTDLATTWAQRSKKLATRREPVTGVSEFPFLSEKPVVRDPAPEQPTGGLPRVRRDEAYEDLRARSDAHLAATGSRPRVFLAAIGPAAAHTARTTFAANLFQAGGIEPVTEGTFEESGATEVCLCSSDALYEEQAEDVARTLRAAGARHVFLAGRPGQYSGVDSYVFAGCDAVAVLTATLDRMGVS; encoded by the coding sequence ATGACGGTCCTGCCTGACGACGGGCTCTCGCTGGCCGCCGAGTTCCCTGACGCGAACCTTGAACAGTGGCACGGCCTGGTGGCGGGTGTCCTGCGCAAGTCGGGCAAGGAAGTCTCCGGCACGGCAGCTGAGGACGCCCTGTCCACCGCGCTCGAGGACGGGCTGCGCACCCGCCCCCTGTACACCGCGCACGATGCCGCACCCGACCCCGGTTTCCCCGGCTTCGCACCCTTCGTGCGCGGCGCCCGCGCCGAGGGGAACACCACCGGCGGCTGGGACGTACGGCAGCGGCACGCGGTCGCCGACAACGCCGCGGTGCTCACCGACCTGGAGAACGGCGTCACCTCGCTGTGGCTGGTCGCGGGCGAGGGCGGCATCCCGGTCGGGTCGCTCGGCACGGTCCTCGACGGCGTCTACCTCGACCTCGCGCCGGTCGCCCTGGACGCGGGCAGCCAAGTCGCCAGCGCCGCACAGGAGTTGCTGCGTCTCTACGACGAGCGCGGCATCGACAGGAAGGCCGCGCGCGGCAGTCTCGGCGCCGACCCGCTGGGCCTCGAGGCGCGTACGAGCGAGGCGTCGGACTTCGCGCCGGTCGTCCCCCTCGCACGCCGGTGCGCCGAGGAGTACCCCGGGCTGCGGGCGCTGACCGTGGACGCGCTGCCGTACCACGAGGCCGGCGGCTCGGCCGCGCAGGAGCTCGGCGTCTCGATCGCCACCGGTGTCGCCTATCTGCGTGAGCTGACCGAGGCCGGACTGAGTGTGGAACAGGCCTGCGCACAGCTGGAGTTCCGGTACGCGGCGACGGCCGACCAGTTCCTGACGATCGCCAAGCTGCGGGCCGCGCGCCGGCTGTGGGCGCGGGTCGCCGAGGTGTGCGGGGCGCCCGGCGCCGGAGCGCAGGCACAGCACGCCGTGGTCTCGCCGGTGATGATGACCCGCCGCGACCCGTGGGTGAACATGCTGCGCGCCACGATCGCCACCCTGGCCGCCGGGGTCGGCGGGGCCGATGCCGTCACCGTGCTGCCCTTCGACCACGCGCTCGGTCTGCCGGACGCGTTCGCCCGGCGGATCGCCCGCAACACCTCGACGATCCTGGTCGAGGAGTCGCATCTGTCCCGGGTGATCGACCCGGCGGGCGGCTCCTGGTACGTGGAGCGGCTCACCGACGAACTCGCCGAGGCCGCCTGGCGGTTCTTCCGGACGATCGAACGCGACGGCGGCCAGGCGGCCGTCCTGCGCTCCGGCCGCCTCCGCACGGACCTGGCGACGACATGGGCGCAGCGCTCCAAGAAGCTCGCGACGCGCCGCGAACCCGTCACCGGCGTCAGTGAGTTCCCGTTCCTGTCCGAGAAGCCGGTCGTACGGGACCCCGCCCCCGAGCAGCCGACGGGCGGTCTGCCCCGCGTCCGGCGCGACGAGGCGTACGAGGACCTGCGCGCCCGCTCCGACGCCCACCTCGCGGCGACCGGGTCCCGGCCGCGGGTCTTCCTGGCCGCGATCGGCCCCGCCGCCGCCCACACCGCGCGCACGACCTTCGCCGCCAACCTCTTCCAGGCCGGCGGCATCGAGCCCGTCACCGAGGGCACCTTCGAGGAGAGCGGCGCCACCGAGGTCTGCCTGTGCTCCAGCGACGCGCTGTACGAGGAACAGGCCGAGGACGTCGCACGGACCCTGAGGGCGGCAGGCGCGCGGCACGTGTTCCTCGCCGGGCGGCCCGGGCAGTACTCCGGTGTGGACTCCTACGTCTTCGCCGGCTGCGACGCCGTCGCCGTGCTCACCGCCACCCTCGACCGCATGGGAGTGTCCTGA
- the qcrB gene encoding cytochrome bc1 complex cytochrome b subunit: protein MRTTRRRPAPPSSAQRADGRVRRPGERLADAADGRLPVLDGGGRILRKAFPDHWSFLLGEIALYSLIVLVLTGVWLTFFFRPEMREVVYQGQYVPLRGVRMSAAFDSTLHISFDVRGGLLVRQTHHWAALVFVAAIGLHLLRIFFTGAFRRPREVNWVIGLTLFVLALAEGFAGYSLPDDLLSGTGLRIAQGIMLSIPVVGTYVSMFVFGAEYPGEDIVPRLYGMHILLLPGALIALVTVHLILVFHLKHTQWRGPGHSNRNAVGKPFHPQFMASSGGLFLMVFGVLALLGGVAQVNPVWVYGPYRPDQASTGSQPDWYVGFLEGALRLVPPWETTLAGHTLMWNVLLPAVVLPALLFLVLYLYPFVEQRLTGERSQEQHLCDRPRERPVRTGLGAAGITFYGVLLLAGGNDVVAQTFRISLNTLTWVLRIALVVAPVLVFLLTRRLCHALLDAERETLEEGEETGEVRQNVAGGYESGHRPVDHFRPGAPRVPISSADGRTGTPSREHPEPAPRSR from the coding sequence ATGAGGACGACACGGCGTCGCCCGGCACCGCCCTCGTCCGCGCAACGGGCGGACGGCCGGGTCCGCCGGCCCGGGGAGCGCCTCGCGGACGCGGCCGACGGGCGCCTGCCCGTGCTCGACGGTGGCGGGCGGATACTGCGCAAGGCGTTCCCGGACCACTGGTCGTTCCTGCTGGGTGAGATCGCGCTCTACAGCTTGATCGTCCTGGTGCTCACCGGGGTCTGGCTGACGTTCTTCTTCCGTCCGGAGATGAGGGAGGTCGTGTACCAGGGGCAGTACGTGCCCCTGCGCGGCGTCCGGATGTCGGCGGCCTTCGACTCCACCCTGCACATCAGCTTCGACGTACGCGGCGGGCTCCTCGTCCGCCAGACGCATCACTGGGCGGCGCTCGTCTTCGTCGCCGCGATCGGCCTGCATCTGCTGCGGATCTTCTTCACCGGAGCCTTCCGCAGGCCCCGGGAGGTGAACTGGGTCATCGGCCTCACGCTGTTCGTGCTCGCGCTCGCCGAGGGCTTCGCGGGCTACTCGCTCCCCGACGACCTGCTGTCCGGCACGGGGCTGCGCATCGCGCAGGGCATCATGCTGTCGATCCCGGTCGTGGGCACGTATGTGAGCATGTTCGTGTTCGGTGCCGAGTACCCCGGTGAGGACATCGTTCCGCGGCTGTACGGCATGCACATCCTGCTGTTGCCCGGGGCGTTGATCGCCCTGGTCACGGTGCACCTGATCCTGGTGTTCCACCTGAAGCACACCCAGTGGCGGGGCCCCGGACACTCGAACCGCAACGCGGTCGGCAAGCCGTTCCACCCGCAGTTCATGGCCTCCTCCGGCGGCCTGTTCCTCATGGTCTTCGGGGTCCTGGCGCTGCTCGGGGGCGTCGCCCAGGTCAACCCGGTGTGGGTGTACGGGCCCTACCGGCCGGACCAGGCGTCGACCGGTTCCCAGCCCGACTGGTACGTCGGTTTCCTGGAGGGCGCACTGCGGCTCGTACCTCCGTGGGAGACGACCCTCGCCGGACACACCCTCATGTGGAACGTGCTCCTCCCGGCGGTCGTCCTGCCCGCGCTGCTGTTCCTCGTGCTGTATCTGTACCCCTTCGTCGAGCAGCGGCTGACCGGGGAACGGAGTCAGGAGCAGCACCTGTGCGACCGGCCGCGGGAACGTCCCGTCCGTACCGGTCTCGGTGCCGCCGGCATCACCTTCTACGGCGTTCTGCTGCTGGCCGGCGGCAACGACGTCGTGGCCCAGACCTTCCGGATCTCGCTGAACACCCTCACCTGGGTGCTGCGCATCGCCCTTGTGGTGGCGCCGGTGCTGGTCTTCCTGCTCACGCGCCGACTCTGCCACGCCCTCCTGGACGCCGAACGCGAGACCCTGGAGGAGGGCGAGGAAACCGGTGAGGTGCGCCAGAACGTGGCAGGCGGATACGAGAGCGGACATCGGCCCGTCGACCACTTCCGGCCCGGGGCTCCCCGGGTCCCGATCAGCTCTGCCGACGGGCGTACTGGAACACCATCCCGAGAACACCCCGAGCCAGCACCCCGAAGCCGATGA
- the ctaF gene encoding aa3-type cytochrome oxidase subunit IV, with amino-acid sequence MKVEALLFGGVAAFFAGAAALYGWWSRDPAGTAALVVAFLMGALVSFFCAVQYRRKGRRPQDRTDAEVADAAGPLEFFPPQSPWPIVTALGFAIASTGVVYGLWLFLIGFGVLARGVLGMVFQYARRQS; translated from the coding sequence ATGAAGGTCGAGGCCTTGCTCTTCGGCGGCGTGGCCGCGTTCTTCGCGGGTGCCGCCGCGCTCTACGGCTGGTGGTCCCGAGATCCCGCCGGGACGGCCGCACTGGTGGTCGCCTTCCTGATGGGCGCCCTGGTGAGTTTCTTCTGCGCCGTGCAGTACCGGCGCAAGGGCCGGCGCCCGCAGGACCGTACGGACGCGGAGGTGGCCGACGCGGCCGGGCCGTTGGAGTTCTTCCCGCCGCAGAGTCCGTGGCCGATCGTCACCGCGCTCGGCTTCGCGATCGCGTCCACAGGGGTCGTCTACGGCCTGTGGCTCTTCCTCATCGGCTTCGGGGTGCTGGCTCGGGGTGTTCTCGGGATGGTGTTCCAGTACGCCCGTCGGCAGAGCTGA
- the ctaD gene encoding aa3-type cytochrome oxidase subunit I yields MTELSERAGQAESPTASQHSLGHTLLRLAQTTDHKEIGRLYMVTAFGFFLFAGLLALAMRAELARPGLQFVNEHTYNQLFTMHGTIMMLLFATPMFAGFANAVMPLQIGAPDVAFPRLNALSYWMYLFGGLMVVSGFVVPGGAAAFGWFAYAPLNSSYHSPGAGGDLWVMGLVVTGVSTTLGAVNFITTILCLRAPGMTMFRMPIFTWNILFTSILVLPAFPVLTAALLALEADRKFGAHVFDPANGGSLLWQHLFWFFGHPEVYIVALPFFGIISEILPVFSRKPLWGYLPLIGATIAITMLSSVVWAHHMFATGAVLLPFFSLMSFLIAVPTGIKFFAWIGTMVNGSISFETPMLWSLGFLVSFLLGGLSGVLIASPPLDFHLTDSYFIVAHLHYVLFGTVVFAMFAGFYFWWPKFTGKTLDERLGKLHFWLLFPAFHLTFLVQHWLGEEGMPRRYADYLAADGFTLLNTLSSAGAFLLGVSTLPFLYNVWHTARHGRQVTEDDPWGYGRGLEWATSCPPPRHNFVALPRVRSESPAFDLHHPEIVRQAKKAGLR; encoded by the coding sequence ATGACCGAGCTCTCTGAACGCGCCGGCCAGGCCGAGTCTCCGACCGCCTCCCAGCACTCGCTCGGCCATACGCTGTTGCGCCTGGCCCAGACGACGGATCACAAGGAGATCGGTCGCCTCTACATGGTCACGGCCTTCGGCTTCTTCCTGTTCGCGGGCTTGCTGGCGCTGGCCATGCGGGCCGAACTCGCCCGTCCTGGGCTGCAGTTCGTGAACGAGCACACCTACAACCAGCTCTTCACGATGCACGGCACGATCATGATGCTGCTCTTCGCGACCCCGATGTTCGCGGGGTTCGCCAATGCCGTGATGCCCCTGCAGATCGGGGCGCCGGACGTCGCGTTCCCCCGGCTGAACGCCTTGTCCTACTGGATGTACCTCTTCGGCGGCCTGATGGTCGTGTCGGGCTTCGTGGTGCCCGGCGGCGCCGCCGCGTTCGGCTGGTTCGCGTACGCGCCGCTGAACAGTTCCTACCACTCCCCCGGGGCGGGCGGTGACCTGTGGGTGATGGGTCTGGTCGTGACCGGTGTGTCGACGACACTCGGCGCGGTCAACTTCATCACGACCATCCTGTGTCTGCGGGCTCCCGGGATGACGATGTTCCGGATGCCGATCTTCACCTGGAACATCCTGTTCACGTCGATCCTGGTGCTGCCCGCCTTCCCGGTCCTGACCGCCGCGCTGCTCGCCCTGGAGGCGGACCGGAAGTTCGGCGCCCATGTCTTCGACCCGGCGAACGGGGGCTCCCTGCTGTGGCAGCACCTCTTCTGGTTCTTCGGCCATCCGGAGGTCTACATCGTCGCGCTGCCGTTCTTCGGGATCATCTCCGAGATCCTGCCGGTGTTCTCACGCAAGCCCCTGTGGGGGTATCTGCCGCTGATCGGGGCGACGATCGCGATCACCATGCTGTCGTCGGTGGTGTGGGCACACCACATGTTCGCCACCGGCGCGGTACTGCTGCCGTTCTTCTCCCTGATGTCGTTCCTCATCGCGGTGCCGACCGGAATCAAGTTCTTCGCGTGGATCGGCACGATGGTCAACGGGTCGATCTCGTTCGAGACACCGATGCTGTGGTCGCTGGGATTCCTGGTGTCGTTCCTGCTCGGCGGCCTGAGCGGCGTACTGATCGCTTCCCCGCCGCTCGACTTCCACCTCACCGACTCGTACTTCATCGTGGCCCATCTGCACTACGTCCTGTTCGGCACCGTCGTCTTCGCGATGTTCGCCGGGTTCTACTTCTGGTGGCCCAAGTTCACCGGGAAGACGCTCGACGAGCGGCTCGGCAAACTGCACTTCTGGCTGCTGTTCCCCGCGTTCCACCTCACCTTTCTGGTGCAGCACTGGCTCGGCGAGGAGGGCATGCCGCGCCGGTACGCCGACTACCTGGCCGCCGACGGCTTCACGCTCCTCAACACCCTCTCGTCGGCGGGGGCGTTCCTGCTCGGCGTCTCCACGCTGCCCTTCCTGTACAACGTCTGGCACACGGCCCGGCACGGAAGGCAGGTCACCGAGGACGATCCCTGGGGGTACGGACGCGGCCTGGAGTGGGCGACGTCCTGTCCGCCGCCGCGCCACAACTTCGTGGCGCTTCCCCGTGTCCGTTCGGAGTCTCCCGCGTTCGACCTGCATCATCCCGAGATCGTCCGTCAGGCGAAGAAGGCGGGCTTGCGATGA
- a CDS encoding GAF domain-containing protein, whose translation MNRERQLAQAFLALSDTYAAEFDPLHLFHSLVHACHDLLDVDAAAVMIADARGGLRTMASTDEDAAFAELLQLQNGHGPCMDSYRIGEPVSVPDIAAERERRPELATVMTEVGYDSLQAIPMRLQERPLGALTLLRRRPGRLNDDDVHLAQALADSAALALMHWSTEPARSDDVITRVQSVIASKATLEIAKGMIAQYADTTIADASQLLTTYAKQRRLRLTETVQALVHRDMNPAAVVEAKPRT comes from the coding sequence ATGAACCGCGAGCGACAGCTGGCGCAGGCTTTCCTCGCCCTGTCGGACACCTACGCCGCGGAGTTCGACCCACTGCACCTCTTCCACAGCCTGGTCCACGCCTGCCACGACCTGCTGGACGTCGACGCGGCCGCCGTCATGATCGCCGACGCGCGAGGCGGCCTGAGGACGATGGCATCGACCGACGAGGACGCCGCCTTCGCAGAACTGCTCCAACTGCAGAACGGCCACGGCCCCTGCATGGACAGCTACCGCATCGGCGAACCGGTGAGCGTCCCCGACATCGCCGCCGAGCGTGAACGCCGGCCGGAACTGGCCACCGTCATGACCGAAGTCGGCTACGACTCCCTACAGGCGATCCCTATGCGTCTGCAGGAGCGACCGCTGGGAGCACTCACACTGCTACGGCGACGCCCCGGCCGCCTGAACGACGACGACGTCCATCTGGCGCAGGCCCTCGCGGACTCTGCCGCGCTGGCCCTGATGCACTGGTCCACCGAGCCCGCCCGGTCCGACGACGTCATCACCCGCGTCCAGAGCGTCATCGCCTCCAAAGCCACCCTGGAGATCGCCAAGGGCATGATCGCCCAGTACGCGGACACCACCATCGCCGACGCCTCGCAACTGCTCACCACCTACGCGAAGCAACGGAGACTCCGCCTCACCGAAACCGTCCAAGCCCTGGTCCACCGCGACATGAACCCGGCCGCCGTCGTCGAGGCAAAGCCCCGGACGTGA
- a CDS encoding GAF and ANTAR domain-containing protein: protein MSGLSPSEAPGALCRNCLALLPEVAGLSISMPADGSDRGVVLCASADVAARLAEIQYTLGEGPCREATRLRAPVFATNLTRAPDTRRWPLFSVQATKAGVEAVFSLPLAGNGTPLGTLDLYQKTPGSLSADRLRTALLVADAVTLTVLALDQASPDFEGVVTWLPGAESDREEVHQATGMIMMQLGVSAEEALLRLRARAFTHGRTATEVARAIIERTMDLRDD from the coding sequence ATGAGCGGCCTGTCTCCGTCCGAGGCGCCCGGCGCCCTGTGCCGCAACTGCCTCGCGCTGCTCCCGGAAGTGGCGGGGCTGTCCATCTCGATGCCGGCGGACGGCTCGGACAGGGGCGTCGTGCTGTGCGCCAGCGCAGACGTCGCGGCGCGGCTGGCGGAGATCCAGTACACGCTCGGCGAGGGACCGTGCCGGGAGGCGACCCGCCTGCGCGCCCCCGTCTTCGCGACGAACCTGACACGTGCTCCGGACACGCGCCGCTGGCCGCTGTTCAGCGTGCAGGCCACCAAAGCCGGCGTCGAGGCGGTTTTCTCCCTGCCTCTGGCGGGCAACGGAACGCCCCTGGGCACCCTTGACCTGTACCAGAAGACACCGGGTTCGTTGAGTGCCGATCGTCTCCGGACCGCACTGCTGGTCGCCGACGCGGTCACCCTGACCGTCCTCGCCCTTGATCAGGCTTCCCCGGACTTCGAAGGAGTCGTAACGTGGCTGCCAGGAGCGGAATCGGACCGGGAGGAGGTGCATCAGGCCACCGGGATGATCATGATGCAGCTGGGCGTGAGCGCCGAGGAAGCGCTGCTGCGCCTGCGTGCGCGAGCCTTCACCCACGGCCGCACCGCCACGGAAGTGGCCCGGGCGATCATCGAGCGCACCATGGACCTCCGCGATGACTGA
- a CDS encoding SpoIIE family protein phosphatase translates to MTSVGDPAAVDNDDLDAVFAETVRRTGASVGALYLLTPDERLLRLDVLCGAPAEFAAPWARIPMAAPAPVAVAVRENRIVWVGSQEEMVRAYPRTAVVLPYPLALVAAPVADARRRGALLLMWPATRPPYMTGRERGHIVSSCRRLARLLEEAVAHGKSPSGDDRPRVVPVERRPGSPATAAADFAERLPGGSCALNLEGQFTYLSSGACDLLGCEAGRLLGTLPWQSLRWLDDPTYEDRYRAAVISREPVSFTACRPPDRWLDFHLFPDAGGISVRIVPSGAQALPSPAPGRSTRTVTPAGAGRLYQLTHLAAGLTEVVGVQDVIALIADQIMPAFGAQGLVLSTAEAGRLRITGHRGYDPHVIERLDGLPLDTDFTPAGHALASGIPAFFADPAEMRRIYPEAPQVSGKQAWAFLPLIISGRPVGCCVLSYDQPHAFPAEERAVLTSLAGLIAQALDRARLYDAKHELAHGLQQALLPRVLPQVDGLRVAARYLPATQGMDIGGDFYDLIRLGDTAAAAVIGDVQGHNVAAAALMGQVRTGVYAHATLGTPPDQVLARTNRLLTHLAPELFTSCLYAHFDFTRRRVCLASAGHPPPLLRLPGRVTRPAVVPPGPLLGIDPDADFPLTEIPLTPGLMLVFYTDGLVETPGVDLDDSFTRLAHHLAQADERDLDLLIDDLLSKAGTAGQRTDDVAILVLHDGS, encoded by the coding sequence GTGACCAGCGTGGGTGATCCGGCCGCCGTCGACAACGACGATCTGGATGCCGTGTTCGCGGAGACGGTGCGCCGGACCGGCGCGTCCGTCGGCGCCCTGTACCTGCTCACACCTGATGAACGGCTGCTGCGTCTGGATGTGCTGTGCGGAGCGCCGGCCGAATTCGCCGCACCGTGGGCCAGGATCCCGATGGCCGCTCCGGCACCGGTGGCTGTCGCGGTCCGTGAAAACCGCATCGTATGGGTGGGCAGCCAGGAGGAGATGGTCCGCGCCTATCCGCGCACCGCGGTGGTGCTTCCCTACCCGCTGGCCCTGGTCGCCGCGCCGGTGGCCGACGCCCGGCGTCGGGGAGCGCTGCTGCTCATGTGGCCGGCCACTCGTCCCCCGTACATGACCGGACGGGAGCGGGGGCACATCGTGTCGAGTTGCCGACGTCTGGCCCGGCTGCTGGAGGAAGCCGTCGCGCACGGAAAGTCCCCCTCCGGCGACGACAGGCCTCGTGTCGTCCCCGTCGAGCGCCGGCCCGGGAGCCCGGCGACGGCCGCCGCCGACTTCGCGGAGCGCCTGCCCGGCGGAAGCTGCGCGCTGAACCTCGAGGGTCAGTTCACCTACCTCAGTTCCGGCGCCTGTGACCTGCTGGGCTGCGAAGCCGGCCGGCTGCTGGGCACCCTGCCGTGGCAGTCGTTGCGCTGGCTGGACGATCCCACCTACGAGGACCGTTACCGAGCCGCGGTGATCAGCCGCGAGCCCGTCTCGTTCACCGCGTGCCGCCCACCGGACCGCTGGCTGGACTTCCATCTCTTCCCGGACGCCGGCGGCATCAGCGTCCGCATCGTTCCCAGCGGCGCACAGGCGCTGCCGTCACCGGCGCCAGGCCGCTCCACGCGGACCGTCACACCGGCCGGCGCGGGCCGGCTGTACCAACTCACACACCTGGCCGCGGGTCTGACCGAAGTCGTCGGAGTGCAGGACGTCATCGCCCTGATCGCCGACCAGATCATGCCCGCCTTCGGCGCCCAGGGCCTGGTCCTGTCCACCGCCGAGGCCGGACGACTGCGGATCACCGGCCACCGCGGCTACGACCCCCACGTCATCGAGCGCCTCGACGGACTGCCTCTCGACACCGACTTCACCCCGGCCGGGCATGCCCTCGCCAGCGGCATCCCCGCGTTCTTCGCCGACCCGGCAGAGATGCGCCGTATCTACCCGGAGGCTCCGCAGGTCAGCGGGAAGCAGGCGTGGGCCTTCCTGCCCCTGATCATCTCCGGCAGGCCCGTCGGCTGCTGCGTCCTGTCCTACGACCAACCTCACGCGTTCCCGGCCGAGGAGCGCGCCGTCCTGACGTCGCTCGCCGGGCTCATCGCCCAGGCTCTGGACCGCGCCCGCCTCTACGACGCCAAACACGAGCTCGCCCACGGCCTGCAGCAGGCACTGCTGCCGCGCGTCCTTCCCCAGGTCGACGGACTGCGCGTAGCCGCACGCTACCTGCCCGCGACCCAGGGCATGGACATCGGCGGAGACTTCTACGACCTGATCCGTCTCGGTGACACGGCCGCCGCGGCCGTCATCGGCGACGTCCAGGGACACAACGTCGCCGCCGCCGCCCTGATGGGCCAGGTCCGCACCGGCGTCTACGCGCACGCGACCCTCGGCACGCCCCCCGACCAGGTCCTCGCCCGAACCAACCGGCTCCTCACCCACCTGGCCCCCGAGCTCTTCACCAGCTGCCTCTACGCCCACTTCGACTTCACCCGCCGACGCGTGTGCCTGGCCAGCGCCGGCCACCCGCCACCCCTCCTGCGACTGCCCGGTCGGGTCACCCGGCCCGCCGTCGTCCCGCCCGGACCACTCCTGGGAATCGACCCCGACGCCGACTTTCCCCTGACCGAGATCCCGCTGACTCCGGGCCTGATGCTGGTCTTCTACACCGACGGCCTCGTCGAAACACCTGGAGTCGATCTCGACGACTCCTTCACCCGCCTCGCGCACCACCTCGCCCAAGCCGACGAGCGGGACCTGGACCTGCTCATCGACGACCTGCTCAGCAAGGCCGGCACAGCCGGGCAACGCACCGACGACGTCGCCATCCTTGTGCTGCACGACGGATCCTGA
- a CDS encoding CocE/NonD family hydrolase, giving the protein MTEIRVESDVPTQTRDGMVLRADVYRPGGSGPWPVLLSRLPYRKQTPLALAILDPLAAARRGFMVVLQDTRGRFASEGGWEPWTHEESDGYDTVRWAAALPGANGSVGTCGDHRLEAGAGSQLAHRAAQRGLDGFGQQRGPAPGFGVAAAQRHLRQHVEFRGAKGGPGTEWEADGHVEWATAQVTVGHLLGHAWQLDVDLA; this is encoded by the coding sequence ATGACGGAGATCCGGGTCGAGTCCGACGTACCCACGCAGACGCGTGACGGCATGGTCCTGCGCGCGGACGTCTACCGGCCCGGCGGCAGCGGACCGTGGCCGGTCCTGCTGAGCAGGCTGCCGTACCGGAAGCAGACGCCCTTGGCGCTCGCCATCCTCGATCCCCTGGCGGCGGCTCGGCGTGGCTTCATGGTGGTCCTCCAGGACACCCGCGGCCGGTTCGCCTCCGAGGGTGGGTGGGAGCCGTGGACGCACGAGGAGAGCGACGGGTACGACACCGTGCGGTGGGCTGCTGCCCTTCCCGGTGCGAACGGCTCCGTCGGCACGTGCGGCGACCACCGCCTCGAAGCGGGTGCCGGCTCCCAGCTTGCGCATCGCGCTGCGCAGAGGGGACTTGACGGTTTCGGGCAGCAGCGAGGACCTGCGCCCGGCTTCGGCGTTGCTGCAGCACAGCGCCACCTGCGCCAACACGTCGAGTTCCGGGGCGCCAAGGGCGGGCCCGGCACCGAGTGGGAGGCGGACGGCCACGTCGAGTGGGCGACCGCGCAGGTCACCGTCGGGCACCTGCTGGGCCATGCGTGGCAACTCGACGTGGACCTGGCGTAG
- a CDS encoding SDR family oxidoreductase — protein sequence MTALKGANVFVTGGSRGIGKALVEELYVRGAAKVYATARDPRTVTHPDAVPVTLEVTDPASVAAAAAQADDVTVLINNAGAAVGASFLDSPVDDVRREFETNFYGPLLLARAFVPVIEHNGGGHILNVHSVLSWLALGNSYSASKAALWSQTNSLRLELQQRGISVTGLHMGYVDTDLAAGVDAPKSDPRDIAALALDGIETGAYEVLGDDLTRQVKAGLAGDLAGLYAQLAK from the coding sequence ATGACCGCTTTGAAGGGCGCAAACGTCTTCGTCACCGGCGGCAGCCGGGGCATCGGCAAGGCGCTGGTGGAAGAGCTGTACGTGCGCGGTGCCGCCAAGGTCTACGCCACGGCCCGCGACCCGCGCACCGTGACGCATCCCGACGCGGTCCCGGTGACGCTGGAGGTCACCGACCCGGCGTCCGTGGCGGCGGCCGCCGCACAGGCCGACGACGTCACCGTACTGATCAACAACGCCGGTGCCGCGGTCGGCGCCTCCTTCCTCGACTCACCGGTCGACGACGTACGCCGGGAGTTCGAGACCAACTTCTACGGCCCGCTGCTTCTCGCCCGAGCCTTCGTGCCGGTCATCGAGCACAACGGCGGCGGCCACATCCTCAACGTGCACTCCGTGCTCTCCTGGCTGGCCCTCGGCAACTCCTACAGCGCCTCCAAGGCCGCCCTGTGGTCGCAGACCAACTCCCTGCGCCTGGAGCTTCAGCAGCGCGGCATCTCCGTCACCGGACTGCACATGGGATACGTGGACACGGACCTGGCGGCCGGCGTCGACGCGCCCAAGTCCGACCCGCGCGACATCGCGGCACTCGCCCTCGACGGCATCGAGACGGGCGCGTACGAAGTCCTCGGCGACGACCTCACGCGGCAGGTCAAGGCGGGCCTGGCCGGAGACCTGGCCGGGCTGTACGCCCAGCTGGCCAAGTAG
- a CDS encoding MMPL family transporter codes for MGNIEPNVPITLFAPIFGLSMDGEVFLVSRMREQYDQLGDSTEAVATVLGPIGRLAMSAAVLMCVPLAAIGMSGVLTIQLFGVGMVFAALTDVLVALRGSTRRTVATLGIGPPDQVPPTLPPDRRGALPYRSSSSGAPCTATTDAARATPR; via the coding sequence ATGGGCAACATCGAGCCCAACGTGCCGATCACGCTGTTCGCCCCGATCTTCGGACTCTCCATGGACGGCGAGGTGTTCCTGGTGTCCCGGATGCGGGAGCAGTACGACCAGCTGGGCGACAGCACCGAAGCCGTGGCGACCGTGCTCGGGCCCATCGGCCGCCTGGCCATGAGCGCCGCGGTGCTGATGTGCGTGCCGCTCGCGGCGATCGGGATGAGCGGTGTGCTGACCATCCAGTTGTTCGGCGTCGGCATGGTGTTCGCGGCCCTCACGGACGTACTGGTGGCACTTCGGGGATCGACCCGAAGAACGGTCGCCACTCTGGGCATTGGCCCGCCAGACCAGGTGCCGCCGACCCTGCCGCCGGATCGTCGTGGAGCACTCCCGTACCGAAGTTCGAGCAGCGGCGCCCCCTGCACCGCCACAACGGACGCCGCGAGAGCCACGCCGAGATGA